TAGACGACACCTTGTGCATCCCTACGGTATTCATCGCCTATACCGGAGAATCGCTCGACTATAAGGCTCCGCTATTGAAATCGATTCAAGCCGTGACCAAATCGGCGCTTGATGTGGTACACTATTTCGACCCTTCCGTAAAAAAGGTTATCGCCTACTTAGGCTGGGAACAAGAATATTTCCTGGTAGACGAAGGCTTGTATGCAGCCCGCCCGGACCTATTGCTTACCGGACGTACCCTGATGGGGCACGAAGCTTCTAAGAACCAGCAATTGGAAGACCACTACTTCGGAGCGATTCCCCCGCGTGTAGCCGCTTTCATGAAAGACCTGGAAATTCAAGCCCTGGAACTGGGCATTCCCGTGAAGACCCGCCATAACGAAGTAGCCCCGAACCAATTCGAACTGGCTCCCATCTACGAAGAATGCAACCTTGCCGTAGACCATAACATGCTCATCATGTCGCTCATGCGCAAAGTGGCGCGAAACCACGGCTTCCGCGTCCTGCTCCATGAAAAGCCGTTCAAGGGAATCAACGGGTCGGGAAAACACAACAACTGGTCATTGGGGACAGATAACGGCATCCTGCTCATGGGACCGGGCAAGACTCCCGAAGAGAACCTGCGCTTCATCACGTTCATCGTCAACACCCTGATGGCGGTATATCACCATAACGGACTGCTGAAAGCCTCCATTATGAGCGCAACGAACGCACATCGCCTGGGAGCGCACGAAGCGCCTCCGGCAATCATCTCGTCTTTCCTCGGCACCCAGCTCAGCAAAGTGCTCGACCATCTGGAAGAAAGCACCAATAGCGATTTAATCGCATTGGGAGACAAGCAAAGCATGCGTCTGGACATCCCGCAAATCCCTGAACTGCTGATAGACAACACCGACCGCAACCGCACCTCGCCTTTCGCTTTCACCGGAAACCGTTTTGAGTTCCGCGCACCGGGTTCGGAAGCCAATTGCGCCAGTGCGATGATTGCCCTGAACACCGCTGTGGCAGAGCAGCTCATCCAATTCAAGAAAGACGTAGACACCCTGATAGAGGACGGCGAACCGAAGATTTCCGCCATTATCGAAGTGGTGCGCCGCTACATCAAGGAATGCAAACCCATCCGCTTCGACGGTAACGGATATAGCAAAGAATGGGAAGAAGAAGCCAAACGCCGCGGACTGGATTGCGAGACCAGCTGCCCGTTGATATTCGACAATTACCTGAAACCGGACACCATCCGCATGTTCGAATCAACCGGTGTCATGAACCGCAAGGAACTGGAAGCCCGCAACGAAGTGAAATGGGAGATGTATACCAAGAAAATCCAGATTGAGGCACGCGTATTGGGCGACTTGGTCATGAATCACGTAGTGCCGGTGGCTATCGAATACCAGACCAAGCTGATAGACAATGCCTATAAGATGAAATCCTTGTTCGATGCCGATGAAGCCCAAACGTTATCTGCCGAGAACATAGCGATTATCAAGCAGATAGCCGAACACACCGGCTATATTAAAGAACATGTCGATGCCATGGTAGAAGCCCGAAAAGTAGCGAATAAAATCGAGGGACAACGCGAAAAAGCCATCGCTTACCACGATACAATCGCTCCCATGCTGGAACAAATCCGCTATCACATCGACAAGCTGGAACTGATTGTAGACGACCAGATGTGGACACTTCCGAAGTACCGTGAACTGTTATTCGTAAGATAAAATGTGACAATGTGATAATGTGCTAATGTGATAATGTGGCAATGTGATAATCTATTCTCACATTGGCACATTGTTTATTGGCACATTGTTTATTCGCACATTGTCCAACAAAAGCATCAGACCAAATGGAATGGTTATATAATTTGTTTTTTGAGCAAACCGCCCTGCAGGCGGTCATTATCATTTCCCTTATCATCTCTACGGGACTTGCTTTAGGGAAAATACACATCTGCGGCATCTCGCTGGGCGTGACATTCGTATTCTTCATGGGCATTTTTGCCGGGCATTTAGGCTTTGCCATCGACCCGCAAATGCTGAACTATGCCGAAAGCTTCGGGCTGGTGTTGTTCGTCTATGCCTTAGGTTTACAGGTAGGTCCGGGTTTCTTCAGTTCCCTCCGTCAAGGGGGATGCCGATTGAACCTGTTAGGGCTGGGAGTCATCGCTTTAGGTACGCTCATGGCGGTGGCACTAACCGCCTTCACCCCTATCCCCATGTCCGACATGGTAGGCATCCTGTGCGGAGCCACCACCAACACGCCGGCACTTGGGGCTGCCCAGCAGACCTTGAAACAACTGGGCGAGCCTACCAGCGGAGCCGCACTGAGCTGCGCGGTCACCTATCCGCTGGGTGTAATAGGAGTCATCTTAGCCATTATTGCGGTTAAAAAGCTATTTGTCCGCCCGTCGGATATGGAAGAACACCCGCACGATGACCCCAATCATACGTACATCGCCACGTTCCAAGTGCATAACCCAGCCATATTCGGCAAGACCATCCACGAGTTAGTCCACATGGGGTACAGCAAATTCGTCATTTCCCGCTTGTGGAGAAACGGACAAGTATGCATCCCTACCTCTGATAAAACGCTGGAAGAGAACGACCGCTTGCTGGTAGTCACCACCGAAAAAGACGTGGCGGCACTCACCATCCTGTTCGGAGAGCAAGAACAGAAAGACTGGAACAAGGAAGACATCGACTGGAATGCCATCGATAGCCAGCTTATCTCGAAGCATATCGTTATTTCCCGTCCCGAAATAAACGGGAAAAAGCTGGGTTCGCTCCGCCTGCGCAACATTTACGGCATCAACATCAGCCGGGTATTGCGAAGCGGAGTGCAATTGCTCGCCACTCCCGAACTGGTACTCCAGCTGGGAGACCGTCTGACCGTAGTAGGCGAAGCCGCCGCTATCAAGAATGTGGAAAAAGTATTGGGCAATACCGTCAAGACACTGAAAGACCCTAACTTAGCGTCTATCTTTATCGGTATCGTGCTGGGGCTGGTCGTCGGCTCTATCCCCATTGCCATTCCGGGCATTTCCTCACCCGTCAAGTTAGGTCTCGCCGGAGGTCCCATTATAGCCGGAATCCTGATAGGCTCGTACGGGCCCCGCCTGCACATGCTCACCTACACCACCCGAAGCGCCAGCCTGATGCTCCGCGGTATCGGACTTTCCCTGTATCTCGCCTGCCTGGGGTTGGATGCCGGCGCACATTTTTTCGAAACCGTGATGCGGCCTGAAGGGGCATTGTGGGTTGGTATCGGATTTATTATTACCTTTGTACCCGTAGTCATTATGGCACTGGTCGCCTTGAGGTGTTTTCATGTCGATTTCGGCAACACCTGCGGGATGCTTTGCGGAAGCATGGCAAACCCCATGGCATTGAATTATGCCAACGACATCATCCCCAACGACAACCCTGCCGTAAGTTATGCTACCGTTTATCCGTTAGGCATGTTTACCCGCGTAATCATCGCCCAGCTGATACTGATATTGTTTTTATAAATGCATACAATGAATAATTAATAGTTAACGATTAATAACGGGGAAGCACAGCATCATCACGATCAATTGTCAATTATTAATTATTCATTGTCAATTATTAATTTCCTAACCTGAAAAACGACATGAAACCCTACAACCAAATCACCGCGGAAATAATTCAGGAAGACATGCGCTACCTTGAATTGCTTTCACACAGCTTCCCGACCATAGCCGCCGCCAGCACCGAAATCATCAACCTGGAAGCGATACTCAACTTGCCCAAAGGTACCGAACACTTCCTTGCCGACCTGCACGGAGAATACGAGGCTTTCCAGCACGTGTTGCGAAACGCTTCGGGAGCCATCAAGCGGAAGGTGAACGAAATATTCGGAAACACCTTGCGCGAAGCGGAAAAAAAAGAACTCTGCACCCTCATCTATTATCCCGAACAAAAGCTGCAACTGGTGAAGGAAACGGAAAACGAATTGGAAGACTGGTATGTCATCACCCTGAACCAGCTGGTAAAGGTATGCCAGAACGTTTCGTCGAAATACACCCGGTCGAAAGTGCGGAAAGCGCTGCCCGAAGAGTTTTCATACATTATCCAAGAACTCCTGCATGAAAGCAGCATGGATCCTAACAAGCAAGCGTACATCAATGTCATCATCAGCACCATCATCGATACGCACCGCGCCGATGATTTCATCGTGGCACTATGTAACCTGATACAACGCCTCACCATCGATACGCTCCATATCCTGGGCGACATCTTCGACCGCGGTCCCGGTCCGCACATCATCATGGACACCCTGTGCGATTACCATAACTTCGACATCCAATGGGGAAACCACGACATCCTGTGGATGGGAGCGGCATCTGGAAACGATTGCAGCATCGCCAACGTATTACGCCTTGCCATGCGCTACGGAAATCTTTCCGTGCTGGAAGACGGATATGGCATCAACCTCCTGCCCCTTGCCACATTTGCCATGGAGACTTATGCCAACGACCCTTGCACACTCTTCGGACCGCGCATCGACGAAGCCACCAATACAGACAACCAGAAAACCATACGCCTCATTGCCCAGATGCACAAAGCCATCAGCATCATCCAGTTCAAGCTCGAAGCCGGAATCATCCGCCGCCGCCCCGAATTCGAAATGGAAGGAAGAATGCTGCTGCACCGCATCGACTTCGACAAGCATACGGTCCGGATAGACGGGAAGGAATACCCCTTGCGCGATACCTTCTTCCCTACCGTAGACCCCAAAGACCCTTACCGCCTGAGTGCCGAAGAGCAAGACATCGTGCAGAAACTGCACAATTCGTTTGTCGGAAGCGAGAAACTGCGCAAACACATGAAATGCCTTTTCCGTTACGGATGCATGTACAACGTATGCAACTCCAACCTGCTCTTCCATGCTTCCATGCCGCTTAACGCAGACGGCACACTGAAAGAAATAGAGATTCTGGGCAAAAAATACAAAGGGCAATCATTATTGAAACGGGTAGGCCAGCTAATCCGTACCGCCTATTTCGACGAAAACGACAGCCCCGAGAAAGCCTTCGCCCTGGATTATATGTGGTACCTGTGGTGCGGAAAAGACTCGCCTGCCTTCGACAAGGACAAGATGGCAACTTTCGAACGGTATTTCGTAAGCGACAAGGAAACCCATGTGGAAACAAAAGGGTATTACTACCAGCTACGTGACCGTGAAGACATCTGCGACATGATACTGGATGAGTTCGGCGTAGAAGGCGAACACCGCCACATCATCAACGGACACGTGCCCGTAAAAGCCGTAAAAGGCGAAAAGCCGATTAAGGCGAACGGCAAACTCATGGTGATAGACGGAGGATTCTCGAAAGCTTACCAGCCCGAAACCGGCATCGCAGGCTATACGCTGGTCTATCATTCGCGCGGCTTCCAGCTGGTTCAGCACGAACCGTTCACCTCCACCCAGCGCGCCATCGAAGAAGGGCTTGACATCAAGTCGACCACCCAAATCGTAGAAATGAGCGCCAAACGCATGATGGTGAAAGACACTGATAAAGGAAAAGAACTGGAAGTCCAAATCGAAGACCTCAAGAAACTGCTGGCAGGATACCGCACAGGGCTTATCAAGGAAAAAGCGGACTGAACATGACTATCGAAAAGCAATGTTATTTTAGAGGCTCAAAATGAAAGCTATTTTTTCATTTTGAGCTTTTTTTATCCTCATAGTGTTACCAAAATAATGTGCCTTACATTATGCAGGAAGGAGGGTAAAATAAAAGAAACAGGAGTCTTTCAGCCCTAAATATTTGGCGATGGCACCGATGTGTAATTATATCGGATTAGGAGCTGCCCAAAAACGCTCGGCATCCGTTGTGTGTACGTCCGAAGGACGGGCGTCAGGGTCAGTGAATCCGGCAGGTGCCAATGTGATTTGACGTCCTTCCATACTATCCTCTTTGCCGTATCCGGTTTCTTCCCAACAGATGAACCAATAAAGATTCTTTGCCCAATACGAACGATAATAATCATAATTGAAATCTTCTTTTGTGCCGTCGAGCAAGGGATGGATTTGCATCGACGAGCCGGAGATATACCGTTCCCGCATCTCTGCCAAAGACAAAGGAGTGCCTTCGGGATTGCTTATCCATGCTTGCATGTCCGAGTCTATCATGGCCCATTTGTTTTGTTCGGGAAGCCAAACCAGGTTTACCACATGGCAATCGGAATCAAGCGTATCGGCCGGAAGGCAGGTGACGAAACGGTTGGTGATACCTTCCGCAAGCATCAGTTCATGTAACAGAATGGCATGCAGGCGGCAATTAAAGGCAGGTTCCACCTTGCGTGTATACTCCCAAAGGTCGATGGCATTACTCTTTTGAGGATATTTTGTTTGGTTGGCGTGCGGGATGTGGCTTGCTACGAACGTTGCCAAAGTGAGTGTTTTATCCCATGTAGTAGCGGAAGAATCGGTCAATAAGGTGTCGAGACGGAAATACGCATGTATCTTTTGTGCCTGAATCGTGTCTTGCCGATAAACGAAACGGTAGCGTACCGTGTCGGAAGCGTATGGCGTGGCGTGGCGGAGTAAATCAATGCGTTCTTTTTCCTCAATTTTAGACACATACGCTATCATTTGTTCCTTGAAAACGAAGCGGATAAGTAAAGCGGCGAGAACCACGATAAGAATCAGTCCGGCTAATGCATAGCCGATAACTTTCAATGCTTTTTTCATAAACAGTTTTAGTTTTAATATAACTTCATCGGCGGTTTAATATATCTTCATCAGCCGATGAACATAGCTGCACCGGCTGATGAAAGCATGTCTCGACAAGATTCAATCCATCTCGTCCAGATTGCGCAAAACGAAATGAGTCACTTCCACTTCGCCTCCTCCTGCATAAATGGCAGGGCGTACGAAAAGGAAACCATACAGGATATTGTGGTGGGCGCCACTGATTTCGAATGCCCATGGATACTTATGCCACTCTTTCCCGTCGGCACTATACCAAGCCGAAAGTACATGCTCGTCGTTGCGCATCTTCAGCCATAGCTTGCCCTGCTTGTTGGCTTCGGGATACAACGACTTACTCCGGCTCACCTGACCGCGGCGATACCGGAGAATCTGCTCCCGGTTAAACCCAAACCCGAAGTGATAATCTTCGTTGTAATAAGCCACCAGCCCTGCCGATGCATCCGGACTTTTCAACTCAAAACAAGCCTCCACTTCGTAGCGGTGCGCACTGGTACGAGCCAACAAAGGCGAGCCTTCTTGCGGATTATTTCCCTTGCCTTTAATAAGGATTTTGTCTTCTTCGGGGAAGAAACTGAACCGGTCGGTGATAGCATGCTCCTGATAGGTCTGCCATACCAGGTCATTCATCCGTGTTTCCTTCAGCCGTTGGGGGGCTGGCAGGGAAATGCCCCCTTCCTTCAAATGCAGCCAACCGTCTTCACCCAGAACCAGTTCGCGTATCAACGTCTGCCGTCCCAAGGTCTGGAAACCGTTTTCGTATGCATGGAAAAGCATAAACAAGCGTCCGTCGGGCGTATCTACAATAGAGCCATGTCCTTTGCTCCACCATTTTTCCTGACGCGAACGCGTGCGGAGCAAGGGATTCTCAGGCGCATTCTCCCACGGTCCCATGATGCTCTTGCTACGTGCCTGCACCACCATGTGGCTGGTAGGAGGTCCGGCGGTACCCCCTTCGGCAGCAAAAAGATAATAATACTCGCCTACTTTCTTGATGTTGATGCCTTCCAGCGAAACGCCTTCGATGTCCCATTCTTCAGGGATAGGCCATTCGTCATAAATGTGAATCGGGTCGCCCGTAATCCGTGTGCCGTCTTCCGAAAGCGGATGAAGCGTTCCTGAGCTAAGCAACAAGTAACGTTTCCCGTCGGCATCGGTGACATGTTCGGGATCTATCTCCCCGATTTTCAGGTCTACCGGCTTGCTCCAAGGACCTTCAGGACTGTCTGCCCAAATCACCATATTCGTTTTCTTCTTCTGCGCGTCACGTGTAGGCAGATAAATATAGAAACGGTCTTTATACACACACAAGTCGGGCGCCCAAATCTCGCCGTTGTATTCGGGCAAGGCTATGGAGCACGGATGCCAGTCGACCAGATTGTCCGACTCATACACGACGAGCCCCGGCGTATAGACAAACGAGGAATGAATCATGTAATACTTGTTTCCATAACGGATGATGGAGGGGTCGGGATTGTCTCCTTCCAACAAACGGATAGTAGTACGGTCTTCATTCAGGATATCAGAAGGAGGAAGTTGTGCCTGAAGCGGTATGTTGCTTCCCAGCATGAGCAACGATGCCAAAGCTGCAAAGGTCTGTTTTCGCATAATTTTGTTTGATTAGGGTTAATAAATTAAACGCAAATATATAAAATCCACACAAGAATCCTTGCTTTTCGATTGTTATTTTATAAATTTGCGTGAACAACGAAAACGAGAAAGACAATTATGTGTGGAATTGTGGGATATATCGGGAAAAGACAAGCCTACCCGATTTTAATCAAAGGACTGAAACGGCTGGAATACCGCGGATATGACAGTGCGGGAGTAGGACTGATAAACGGTTCAAATCAATTGAACATCTATAAAGCCAAAGGCAAAGTATTGAATCTGGAAGAAACCGCTGCACAAAAAGATGTGTCAGGGTGTATCGGCATTGCTCACACACGATGGGCGACCCACGGTGAACCATGCCAAGCCAATGCCCATCCTCATGTTTCCCAATCGGGCAACCTTGCACTGGTACACAATGGCATCATCGAGAACTATGCCTCGTTACGCGACCAACTCAAAGAAAAAGGATACACGTTTCAAAGCTCTACAGATACCGAAGTGCTGGTACAACTGATAGATTACCTGCAAAATTCGTACCAGATAGATTTGTTGGAAGCGGTACAAGTCGCCCTTCACCGGGTAATCGGCGCATACGCCATTGCCATTATCGACAAACGCACCCCCGGCCGCATCATCGCCGCACGCAAAAGCAGCCCACTGGTTATCGGCGTAGGGAATGATGAATTTTTCCTTGCCTCAGACGCTACTCCCATTGTAGAATATACCAACCAAGTGGTTTACCTGCAAGACGGAGACATCGCCGTACTGGAAACGGGCAAGCCACTGAAAGTCGTCAATCTGGAAAACGAACTTCAACCGGCAGAAATCAAGGAAATAGACATGAACATCGGCCAGTTGGAAAAAGGAGGATACCCCCACTTCATGTTAAAAGAAATCTTCGAGCAACCCGAATGCATCAACGATTGCATGCGCGGAAGGGTGAACAAAGAAACGCACGAGGTAATACTTTCAGCAGTAAACGACCACAAGGAACATCTCCTGAACGCCCGCCGGTTCATTATCGTGGCATGCGGCACTTCGTGGCATGCCGGACTCATCGGGAAGCAACTCATCGAAGCTTTTTGCCGCATCCCTGTAGAAGTGGAATACGCCTCGGAATTCCGTTACAGGAATCCGGTCATCAGCAATGAAGATGTCGTCATAGCTATATCCCAATCGGGAGAAACCGCCGACACGCTCGCCGCTATCGAATTGGCACGGAGCAAAGGCGCGTTCGTATATGGCATTTGCAATGCAGTAGGTTCATCTATCCCACGCAATACAGATTCGGGCTCGTACATCCACGTAGGACCGGAAATCGGCGTAGCATCTACCAAAGCCTTTACCGGACAAGTGACGGTACTCACGATGCTTGCCCTTACGTTGGGGCATGAGAAAAAACTCATCAATGATACGACTTATACGCATATCATCGACGAGTTGGTCCAAATACCGGACAAGATAAAGGAGGTATTGAAGCAGAACGAAAGCATTGCCCGGCTTTCGCGCATCTTCACCTACGCACACAACTTCCTCTATTTAGGACGCGGATACAGCTATCCTGTGGCACTGGAGGGCGCATTGAAGCTGAAAGAGATATCCTACATCCACGCCGAAGGCTATCCCGCCGCCGAAATGAAGCACGGCCCCATCGCATTGGTAGACACGGAGATGCCCGTAGTGGTCATAGCCACCCAAAACGCAATGTATGAAAAGATTATCAGCAACATTCAGGAAATCAAAGCCCGCCAGGGACGCATCATCGCACTGGTAAATCCCCATGATACGGTCATCAGCAAACTGGCGGACGAATGCATCGAAATCCCAGAAACCTTAGAGTGTCTGGAACCTTTGATAACCACCGTCCCTTTGCAATTATTGGCATATCATATCGCCGTATGCAAAGGGAAAGACGTAGACCAGCCTCGGAATTTGGCAAAGTCTGTCACGGTGGAATAAATGATGTTTAATAAATCTTATTCTACATACAACACCAGGCCTTTCAGGTATTCGCCTTCGGGATGGTAAATATTTACCGGATGGTCTCCCGGCTGGGTCAGCTGATGCAAAATACGGACGCTTCTCCCCGCCTGAGCCGCCGCGGTAAATACCGCATTACGGAAATTCTCTTTCGTCACTACCTGTGAGCAAGAGAAAGTAAACAAGATACCGCCGGGGCGAATCTTCTCAAAGGCTTTGGCATTCAATTTTGTATAACCGCGCAAGGCATTGCGGAGTGCGTCCCGGTGTTTGGCAAAAGCAGGAGGGTCAAGAATAATCAAATCGTATTGGTCACCCATCCGGTCGAGGAACTTGAAAGCGTCTTCAGCATAAGCCTGATGGCGCGGGTCATCGGGGAAATTCAATTTCACATTCTCGTTGGTCAAGTCAATTGCTTTAGCCGAACTGTCTACCGAATGCACCAGTTTCGCCCCTCCGCGCATGGCATAAAAAGAGAATCCGCCCGTATAGCAGAACATGTTCAACACGTTCCGTCCCGAGGCATACCGCTCCAACAAATGCCGGTTTTCACGCTGGTCGACGAAAAATCCTGTCTTTTGCCCTTTCAGCCAATCTACATGGAACCTTAATCCGTTCTCCATCGCTACATTATCCGTGCTTCCTCCCTTGATAAAGCCATTCTCTTTCGCCAACAAATCCGCCTTGAAAGGAAGGGTTGTTTCCGATTTGTAATAAATGTTCCGGACCGTATCACCCATTACTTGGATTAGCGCATCGGCTATCTCCAGCCGACATACATGCATCCCTGCCGAATGGGCCTGCATCACCGCCGTGCTTCCATAAATATCGATAATCAACCCGGGCAAATTATCACCCTCGCCATGCACCAAACGGTACGTATCGGTTTGCGGATTGCCTATCAGGCCCAACGCCACACGCAAGGCACGGGCAGACTCCAACTTGCGCACCCAAAAGGCATGGTCAACGGTTTCTTGCGCAAACGATAATACACGCACGGCAATGCTCCCTATCTGGAAATGCCCGCAAGCGATAAACTCTTTCTTCGATGTATAGACATCTACCACTTCCCCCTCTTCAGGTTCTCCTTCTGCATAAGCGATGGCTCCCGAAAAAATCCACGGATGGAAACGCTTCAGCGATTCTTCCTTTCCGGACTTCAAATAAACTCTTTTATATGACACGTTCATTTTACTTTAATTGAATATCCGCATTTCACCCAATTGCCATGTAGGGGCGTATCGCATACGCCCGAATGCATCAACTAATCCACGTGGATATTTTCAGGGCGTATGCGATACGCCCCTACATGGGATGTTTGCGGATATTCGTGTTACTTTAAATTCAGTTGACAAAAGATTATCTCAAAAAAACTACACAAGACCTATTCAGCATCTGCTTCCTCCACCTTCTCTACCTGATAATTCCCATGGCTGCGGAGTTCTTCCAGATAAGTGTAAATCTCCACGCATGCCCATGCATCGGTAGCGGCATAGAGCTGCTGGGCTTCGGTCAGTACGTCCGCTTCCCAGTTCGACAAACGCTGCGTTTTCGAAATCTTCTTGCCGAAAAGCAATGCGTAAATCTTCTGCAAGCTCTTTTCTTCGATACCGAAGCGCGGCACATAATCTTGCAGTTCAATCCAATTACCGTCCCGCGGGTCTCCCTGGTTCCTTTTGCGCAACATCGCAAAATCATCACGCAAGGAAAGCCCGACCTTCAACACATTATTTTGTAAGAACTCCTCCAAGAAATCGGGAAGCCCCAAGTGGTTCAGGCGAAACAAGAAACAGGTATCATGCGTAGCTATCTGCAAGAGAGCCACCTTATGTACCGTCCCTCTTTTAAACGAAGGGCGTGTCTCCGTATCCACTCCTACAACCGAATGGGTATTAAGATACCTTACCGCCTTCCGCGCCTCGGATTCGGTATAAATCACAAAGATACGTCCGGAGAAATTCTCCTTCGGCATATTGGCTATTTGTTCTTTTGAAATTTTATTCCGTAATATTATCATAAATCATTCATCTTCACCTGTATCCAATCCTTCATACAAATCATCTTCCGTATAATTCGCATCCGCGTCAAAAACAGCCGGCAAGGGACCGTCTACGTCTTCCTCCGTTTCCTGACGGACGTTGTATTTCACATCGTGCAAGGCACGCATGACATTCAACAAGCGTTGCCCCCAAAACTCGCTGAAATTCTCCCGGCATACCACCAACGCATCGTTCATCGTCCTGCCAAGGCCTAACTGATAGACACAAATAAAATCCTTCACAGACTGGTAGATATCCGCCAATCCCTCGGATATCGTCTGGCAAATGGGAGTATCACTGTATGCCATATCGT
The Phocaeicola salanitronis DSM 18170 genome window above contains:
- a CDS encoding DUF5063 domain-containing protein, with protein sequence MEKNISAIYDKNTVEFVTVAAEFCGFLERTGEMKRRPFVDKALKLLPLLYLKASLLPEYAERMDEFDPETFVTEGDYERVRAGVAALMGRYDDYLDVFLDDMAYSDTPICQTISEGLADIYQSVKDFICVYQLGLGRTMNDALVVCRENFSEFWGQRLLNVMRALHDVKYNVRQETEEDVDGPLPAVFDADANYTEDDLYEGLDTGEDE
- a CDS encoding class I SAM-dependent rRNA methyltransferase, producing the protein MNVSYKRVYLKSGKEESLKRFHPWIFSGAIAYAEGEPEEGEVVDVYTSKKEFIACGHFQIGSIAVRVLSFAQETVDHAFWVRKLESARALRVALGLIGNPQTDTYRLVHGEGDNLPGLIIDIYGSTAVMQAHSAGMHVCRLEIADALIQVMGDTVRNIYYKSETTLPFKADLLAKENGFIKGGSTDNVAMENGLRFHVDWLKGQKTGFFVDQRENRHLLERYASGRNVLNMFCYTGGFSFYAMRGGAKLVHSVDSSAKAIDLTNENVKLNFPDDPRHQAYAEDAFKFLDRMGDQYDLIILDPPAFAKHRDALRNALRGYTKLNAKAFEKIRPGGILFTFSCSQVVTKENFRNAVFTAAAQAGRSVRILHQLTQPGDHPVNIYHPEGEYLKGLVLYVE
- the glmS gene encoding glutamine--fructose-6-phosphate transaminase (isomerizing), which gives rise to MCGIVGYIGKRQAYPILIKGLKRLEYRGYDSAGVGLINGSNQLNIYKAKGKVLNLEETAAQKDVSGCIGIAHTRWATHGEPCQANAHPHVSQSGNLALVHNGIIENYASLRDQLKEKGYTFQSSTDTEVLVQLIDYLQNSYQIDLLEAVQVALHRVIGAYAIAIIDKRTPGRIIAARKSSPLVIGVGNDEFFLASDATPIVEYTNQVVYLQDGDIAVLETGKPLKVVNLENELQPAEIKEIDMNIGQLEKGGYPHFMLKEIFEQPECINDCMRGRVNKETHEVILSAVNDHKEHLLNARRFIIVACGTSWHAGLIGKQLIEAFCRIPVEVEYASEFRYRNPVISNEDVVIAISQSGETADTLAAIELARSKGAFVYGICNAVGSSIPRNTDSGSYIHVGPEIGVASTKAFTGQVTVLTMLALTLGHEKKLINDTTYTHIIDELVQIPDKIKEVLKQNESIARLSRIFTYAHNFLYLGRGYSYPVALEGALKLKEISYIHAEGYPAAEMKHGPIALVDTEMPVVVIATQNAMYEKIISNIQEIKARQGRIIALVNPHDTVISKLADECIEIPETLECLEPLITTVPLQLLAYHIAVCKGKDVDQPRNLAKSVTVE
- a CDS encoding 3'-5' exonuclease; its protein translation is MIILRNKISKEQIANMPKENFSGRIFVIYTESEARKAVRYLNTHSVVGVDTETRPSFKRGTVHKVALLQIATHDTCFLFRLNHLGLPDFLEEFLQNNVLKVGLSLRDDFAMLRKRNQGDPRDGNWIELQDYVPRFGIEEKSLQKIYALLFGKKISKTQRLSNWEADVLTEAQQLYAATDAWACVEIYTYLEELRSHGNYQVEKVEEADAE